One genomic segment of Streptomyces liangshanensis includes these proteins:
- a CDS encoding glutamate--cysteine ligase codes for MGEKVEADGFALSDRQKYRRKLQQCLAVLGRLLAEKRFDRPKNLMGLEIELNLAGSDGMPRMMNGEVLERIASGDFQTELGMFNLEVNIAPHRLEGRVLDQLAEELRAGLGYAHRKADEVDAGIVMIGILPTLTQDDTVSANLSDVGRYTLLNEQMVAARGEDFALDIEGVERLTCRSASITPEAACTSVQLHLQVTPARFADVWNAAQAIASVQVALGANAPFLFGRELWRESRPPLFLQATDVRPPELAAQGVRPRTWFGERWIDSAYDLFAENLRYFPPLLPICDDEDPLRTLDEGGVPDLAELTLHNGTVYRWNRPVYEVADGVPHLRVENRVLPAGPTVTDVIANAAFYYGLVRALADDTRPVWKRLPFDAAAANFETACRHGIDAELRWPRPGRGTGITTVPAVKLVRDELLPLAAAGLDAWQVEPADRDFYLGVIEERCKLRVNGASWQVDTYHRARDEGLGREAALAATTRRYSELMHRGEPVHTWPTGLPAPGGGGPA; via the coding sequence ATGGGGGAGAAGGTCGAGGCGGACGGGTTCGCTCTGTCCGATCGGCAGAAATACCGCAGGAAGTTGCAGCAGTGCCTGGCGGTGCTGGGGCGGCTCCTGGCGGAGAAGAGGTTCGACCGGCCCAAGAATCTGATGGGCCTGGAGATCGAGCTCAATCTCGCGGGGTCGGACGGAATGCCGCGCATGATGAACGGCGAGGTCCTCGAACGGATCGCGAGCGGTGATTTCCAGACCGAACTCGGAATGTTCAATCTGGAAGTGAATATAGCTCCTCACCGGCTGGAGGGGCGCGTTCTCGACCAATTGGCCGAGGAGCTGCGGGCCGGCCTCGGATATGCCCACCGGAAGGCCGACGAGGTCGACGCGGGCATTGTGATGATCGGGATTCTGCCGACCCTCACCCAGGACGACACGGTGTCCGCGAATCTCTCCGACGTCGGCCGTTACACCCTGCTCAACGAGCAGATGGTCGCGGCCAGGGGAGAGGACTTCGCGCTGGACATCGAGGGGGTGGAGCGTCTCACCTGCCGGTCCGCGTCCATCACCCCGGAGGCCGCCTGCACCTCCGTACAGCTGCATCTCCAGGTCACCCCCGCCCGATTCGCGGACGTGTGGAACGCCGCGCAGGCGATCGCGTCGGTTCAAGTGGCACTGGGTGCCAATGCCCCGTTCCTATTCGGGCGGGAGTTGTGGCGGGAATCCAGGCCGCCGCTGTTCCTCCAGGCGACGGATGTCAGGCCGCCCGAACTCGCCGCGCAGGGAGTGCGGCCGCGGACGTGGTTCGGGGAGCGCTGGATCGATTCCGCGTACGACCTGTTCGCGGAGAATTTGCGCTACTTCCCGCCGCTGCTGCCGATCTGCGACGACGAGGACCCGCTGCGGACGCTGGACGAGGGCGGGGTGCCCGATCTCGCGGAGCTGACGCTCCACAACGGCACGGTCTACCGGTGGAACCGGCCGGTGTACGAGGTCGCCGACGGTGTGCCGCACCTGCGGGTGGAGAACCGCGTCCTGCCCGCGGGACCGACGGTCACCGACGTCATTGCCAACGCCGCCTTCTACTACGGGCTGGTGCGGGCCCTCGCGGACGACACACGGCCGGTGTGGAAGCGGCTGCCGTTCGACGCGGCCGCCGCCAACTTCGAGACCGCGTGCCGGCATGGCATCGACGCGGAGCTGCGCTGGCCGCGCCCCGGCCGGGGGACCGGTATCACCACCGTGCCGGCCGTGAAGCTCGTACGGGACGAACTGCTCCCCCTGGCGGCGGCGGGTTTGGACGCATGGCAGGTCGAGCCGGCGGACCGCGACTTCTACCTCGGGGTGATCGAGGAACGGTGCAAGCTCCGGGTGAACGGCGCCTCCTGGCAGGTGGACACCTACCACCGGGCGCGGGACGAGGGGCTCGGGCGGGAGGCCGCGCTGGCCGCCACCACCCGGCGCTACAGCGAGCTGATGCACCGCGGGGAGCCCGTGCACACCTGGCCGACCGGGCTCCCGGCGCCGGGCGGCGGCGGCCCGGCCTGA
- a CDS encoding DUF5999 family protein, with amino-acid sequence MCQHQPVCPSADSADRDAARLTAHHPEQGWSLLCNGVLVFEDTGELLPDGRIIAPHRPRGEQAVTAA; translated from the coding sequence ATGTGCCAGCACCAGCCCGTGTGCCCGTCCGCAGACTCCGCCGACCGGGACGCCGCCCGTCTGACGGCCCACCATCCGGAGCAGGGCTGGAGCCTGCTGTGCAACGGCGTTCTGGTCTTCGAGGACACCGGTGAACTCCTGCCCGACGGACGGATCATCGCGCCGCACCGCCCGCGCGGCGAGCAGGCCGTGACGGCGGCCTGA